From the Diospyros lotus cultivar Yz01 chromosome 13, ASM1463336v1, whole genome shotgun sequence genome, one window contains:
- the LOC127788956 gene encoding fatty acyl-CoA reductase 2, chloroplastic, with amino-acid sequence MEAFSLTSFSAAPKKLVRLHDKREWCCLLKSKRSVVHCQSSGNSIKSSGLSSVLTEREALVGNERGTALMDAAGSIVLSPNGTHQQPAESTTVKDLVPYGGPATSLVEMQQGIGIGIVEYLRGKSFFITGATGFLAKVLIEKILRTVPDVGKIFLLIKAESKEAAMQRLENEIINAELFKCLQETYGKSYQAFMSNKLVPVLGNVCESNLGLDEPVIDLITKEVDIIVNSAANTTFDERYDVALDINTGGPSRLISLAKKCQKLKVFLHVSTAYVNGQRQGRIMEKPFCKGDTIARESVIFETPNSSLPTLRVEDELKLVLDSKGSIDDNEMAQKMKELGLERAQKHGWQDTYVFTKAMGEMLINSMRGEIPVVIIRPSVIESTCREPFPGWMEGNRMMDPIILHYGKGQLTGFLVDPNGVLDVVPADMVASATLAAIAKHGAAGKSESNVYQIASSVVNPLVFEDLASLLYQHFNSLPCIDSKGRPVHVPVMQLFSSMEDFSSHLWRDSIQRSGLTAVPTPKGKLSQKLENICRKSVEQAKYLAKIYQPYAFYAGRFDNSNTKSLMECMSEEERKEFGFDVGSIDWKDYILNVHIPGLRRHVMKGRGMRP; translated from the exons ATGGAGGCTTTCTCTCTGACTTCCTTCTCCGCGGCACCAAAGAAACTTGTGCGATTGCATGATAAGCGTGAGTGGTGCTGCTTGTTAAAGAGCAAGAGGAGTGTCGTGCATTGCCAAAGCAGTGGAAACTCCATCAAATCTAGTGGGTTGTCTTCAGTTTTGACAGAAAGAGAAGCATTGGTGGGCAATGAACGTGGCACGGCTTTAATGGATGCAGCAGGAAGCATAGTCTTATCACCAAACGGGACGCACCAGCAGCCAGCTGAGAGTACTACAGTGAAGGATTTGGTGCCTTATGGTGGACCTGCCACATCCCTGGTGGAGATGCAAcaaggaattggaattggaattgtTGAATATCTTAGAGGGAAAAGTTTCTTCATTACTGGTGCAACTGGGTTTTTGGCAAAAG TTCTTATAGAAAAGATACTGAGGACGGTGCCCGATGTTGGCAAGATCTTTCTCTTGATCAAGGCAGAAAGCAAAGAAGCTGCCATGCAAAGACTAGAAAATGAA ATCATAAATGCTGAACTCTTCAAGTGTCTCCAAGAAACTTATGGCAAATCCTACCAAGCTTTCATGTCAAACAAGCTGGTTCCTGTGTTGGGAAATGTTTGTGAATCTAATCTCGGCTTAGATGAACCTGTAATCGATCTGATCACGAAAGAGGTTGACATAATTGTAAATTCTGCTGCTAATACGACTTTTGATGAAAG GTATGATGTTGCTCTTGACATAAACACGGGAGGCCCTAGTCGTCTTATCAGCCTTGCCAAGAAGTGCCAGAAACTTAAGGTCTTCCTGCATGTATCTACAG CTTATGTTAATGGACAAAGACAAGGAAGAATCATGGAAAAGCCATTCTGTAAAGGCGATACCATTGCAAGGGAGAGTGTCATATTTGAAACCCCAAACAGCTCCCTCCCTACTCTGAGGGTTGAAGATGAGCTGAAGCTGGTTTTAGATTCGAAGGGAAGTATTGACGACAATGAAATGGctcaaaaaatgaaagaattggGTTTGGAAAG GGCACAGAAACATGGGTGGCAAGATACCTACGTGTTCACTAAGGCCATGGGAGAAATGTTAATCAACAGTATGAGAGGAGAAATACCAGTGGTCATAATTCGGCCTAGTGTTATCGAGAGCACTTGTAGAGAACCTTTCCCTGGGTGGATGGAAGGAAACAG GATGATGGATCCAATTATTCTGCACTATGGGAAAGGGCAGCTCACTGGCTTTCTGGTTGACCCAAATGGGGTTCTTGATGTA GTCCCAGCAGATATGGTTGCCAGTGCAACTTTGGCAGCAATCGCGAAGCATGGAGCAGCTGGAAAATCAGAAAGTAACGTGTACCAGATTGCTTCATCAGTTGTAAACCCCTTAGTTTTCGAAGACCTTGCCAGTTTGCTCTACCAACATTTCAATTCCTTGCCATGCATCGACTCAAAGGGAAGGCCGGTTCATGTTCCAGTAATGCAGCTCTTCAGCTCTATGGAAGATTTCTCCTCTCACCTCTGGAGAGACTCGATTCAACGAAGTGGCCTAACTGCTGTGCCCACTCCCAAAGGGAAGTTGTCACAGAAGCTCGAAAACATTTGCAGGAAATCAGTGGAGCAAGCAAAGTACTTGGCTAAAATATATCAGCCCTACGCCTTTTATGCTGGAAG gtTTGATAACAGCAACACCAAGAGCTTGATGGAATGCATGTctgaggaagaaaggaaagagtttGGATTTGATGTGGGTAGCATAGATTGGAAAGATTACATCTTAAATGTCCACATACCTGGCCTAAGGAGGCATGTGATGAAGGGCAGAGGGATGCGTCCCTGA
- the LOC127789250 gene encoding histone-lysine N-methyltransferase ATXR4 → MLALVRNGRWVFHFRNRRSEPQLLFSFYTTTALDESKPSRPSPPPIRVLLTGSAGRGVFATRMIGAGELIHTAKPIVSHPSLSVTTGVCYSCLRKLKSNSTSEAAQGVLFCSEECEQQSKVFYKVEKQADWSAFHDYCRTQGLKYPLLAKRLACMVVSGVATADSLDILQPAILSTEMILQMEKEFLLLRTAFEEAYIRDEQLAFLTKQWYIGVLARIRINAFRVELAGGSYEDLISSAAALIEVEAAVGNAVYMLPSFYNHDCDPNTHILWIENTDARVKALCDIEAGEEMRICYIDASMDHDARQAILSKGFGFECHCLRCSSGD, encoded by the exons ATGCTGGCGTTGGTCCGTAATGGCCGTTGGGTTTTCCATTTCAGAAACCGGCGATCGGAACCTCAGCTACTCTTCTCTTTCTACACCACCACTGCGCTGGACGAGTCCAAGCCGAGTAGACCTTCGCCGCCCCCGATCCGGGTTTTGCTTACCGGGTCAGCGGGAAGAGGAGTGTTCGCCACCCGAATGATCGGAGCCGGTGAACTCATCCACACGGCCAAACCCATCGTCTCTCACCCCTCTCTCTCCGTGACCACTGGCGTTTGCTACTCGTGCCTCCGAAAGCTCAAGAGCAATTCGACGTCTGAAGCAGCTCAAGGTGTCTTATTTTGCAGCGAAGAATGCGAACAGCAATCCAAG GTATTCTATAAAGTTGAGAAACAAGCAGATTGGTCAGCTTTCCATGATTATTGCCG CACTCAGGGATTGAAGTATCCACTCCTAGCCAAGAGGCTGGCTTGTATGGTTGTATCAGGGGTTGCTACTGCAGACAGTCTTGATATACTTCAACCTGCTATTTTATCTACTGAGATGATTTTACAG ATGGAAAAGGAGTTTCTATTGCTAAGGACTGCCTTTGAAGAAGCATATATCAGAGATGAACAACTAGCAT TTCTCACCAAGCAATGGTACATCGGTGTGCTAGCACGAATTCGTATTAATGCATTTCGTGTAGAATTGGCTGGAGGTTCATATGAAGATCTTATTTCATCAGCGGCAGCATTAATAGAAGTGGAAGCTGCTGTTGGAAATGCTGTGTATATGCTCCCTTCATTCTATAATCATGATTGTG ATCCAAATACACACATTTTATGGATAGAAAATACGGATGCAAGAGTGAAGGCTCTTTGTGATATTGAAGCAG GTGAAGAGATGCGGATTTGTTACATTGATGCAAGCATGGATCATGATGCTCGTCAAGCTATCCTTTCTAAGGGGTTTGGATTTGAATGCCATTGTCTTAGGTGCTCATCGGGCGATTAA
- the LOC127789251 gene encoding serine/arginine-rich SC35-like splicing factor SCL33 — MRERSYSYSPSPPRGGYSRRRRSPSPRGHYRGRDRDLPTSLLVRNLHRDCRPEDLRRPFGEFGGLKDIYLPRDYYTGEPRGFGFVQYMDPSDAADAKYHMDGQILLGRELTVVFAEENRKKPDEMRAKQRTRGRGSDGRRSTSRYSPSPRYRRSYSRSPGYFSPSPRRRGYSRSISPRCGSYRDRSYSRSPYGSRYRERSYSRSPHGSRYRERSFSRSPYGSRSQSPEGY, encoded by the exons ATGAGGGAAAGAAGTTACAGTTACAGTCCTTCACCACCAAGAGGGGGATACAGCAGAAGACGccggagcccaagcccaagggGTCACTACAGAGGACGTGACAGAGATCTTCCCACCAGTCTTCTGGTCCGAAACCTACACCGTGACTGCAG ACCAGAAGACCTTCGTAGACCTTTTGGGGAGTTTGGTGGTCTCAAGGACATTTACTTGCCTCGAGATTATTATACAGG GGAGCCACGTGGCTTTGGCTTTGTGCAATATATGGACCCCTCGGATGCTGCAGATGCCAAATATCACATGGATGGTCAAATTCTTCTTGGTCGAGAGCTCACTGTTGTATTTGCTGAGGAAAATAGAAAGAAGCCTGATGAAATGAGAGCAAAACAACGAACGAG GGGCCGAGGGTCTGATGGAAGGAGATCCACTTCTCGTTATTCTCCATCCCCGCGTTATAGAAGGTCTTATTCTCGTAGCCCGGGTTATTTTTCCCCTTCCCCTAGGCGCAGGGGTTACTCAAG GTCAATTTCACCTAGATGCGGGAGTTACCGAGACAGGTCCTACTCAAGGTCTCCTTATGGCTCAAGGTACAGAGAGAGGTCTTACTCCAGATCTCCCCATGGGTCAAGGTATCGAGAGAGGTCATTCTCAAGGTCTCCTTATGGATCAAGGAGCCAGAGCCCTGAAGGTTACTGA